A single Gracilimonas sp. DNA region contains:
- the rplR gene encoding 50S ribosomal protein L18 has product MDKRQQKKIERRSKIRRRIRSTIKGTAERPRLSVFKSNKYTYLQLVNDLDGVTLAASKAETGVDNAKEAGSEIAKLAQDKGINKVVFDRSGYKYHGIVKAAAEGARDGGLDF; this is encoded by the coding sequence ATGGATAAAAGACAACAAAAGAAAATAGAGCGAAGAAGTAAGATCAGAAGACGTATCCGTTCTACCATAAAAGGTACAGCTGAGCGTCCAAGATTGAGCGTGTTCAAAAGTAACAAGTACACCTACCTGCAATTGGTTAACGATCTTGACGGTGTCACACTTGCGGCTTCAAAAGCTGAGACTGGTGTTGACAATGCAAAAGAAGCAGGTTCTGAAATTGCCAAACTTGCTCAGGACAAAGGAATTAATAAAGTGGTATTTGACCGAAGTGGTTATAAATATCACGGCATCGTTAAGGCCGCCGCTGAAGGCGCCCGCGATGGTGGATTAGACTTTTAA
- the rpsE gene encoding 30S ribosomal protein S5, which yields MPKIRRKQSIPAANLNLEEKLVHVNRVAKVVKGGRRFSFNAIVVVGDGNGVCGHGLGKANEVSDAIQKGFDNAKKNLIRVPLTKTKSIYHPIVGKAGAGKVLLRPAAEGTGVIAGGAVKALLDVAGVHNILSKSQGSSNPHNMVKAAFTALKELTDPVEVAQRRDISLNKVFEG from the coding sequence ATGCCTAAAATAAGAAGAAAACAATCTATACCTGCTGCTAACCTGAACCTTGAAGAGAAATTGGTTCACGTTAATCGTGTAGCCAAAGTAGTGAAAGGTGGACGTCGTTTTAGCTTCAACGCTATTGTAGTTGTTGGAGACGGTAACGGTGTTTGTGGTCATGGTCTTGGAAAAGCAAACGAAGTTTCGGATGCTATCCAGAAAGGCTTTGATAATGCCAAGAAAAACCTGATCCGTGTACCTCTAACTAAAACTAAGAGTATTTACCATCCTATTGTTGGTAAAGCTGGTGCCGGAAAAGTATTATTGCGACCGGCTGCAGAAGGTACGGGTGTAATTGCAGGTGGTGCGGTTAAAGCGCTGCTTGACGTTGCAGGTGTACACAATATTTTATCTAAATCTCAGGGTTCTTCAAATCCCCATAATATGGTGAAGGCAGCTTTTACTGCTCTGAAAGAATTGACTGATCCTGTTGAAGTTGCACAGAGAAGAGACATTTCTCTGAACAAAGTATTTGAAGGATAA